In the genome of Paenibacillus sp. FSL R5-0766, one region contains:
- a CDS encoding endospore germination permease produces MSREKGQITIWLSFSIILLSAGLVCHVLSIPAILEAGGRDGWLSVVAAGPFFMLFLCMMYIIIRRVRGQRLTDWITREFGAVPSWIFRISASILLFTLGTHTLYETTNWTVSTYLQFTPPYVLAGGGALVAAWAAAKGIRSIAMTSSLLLPFVILLGYFVMSANMKYKDYSLLFPIMENGMGPVWRGMIYSLAGLMEIWILMLFQHEVKGKIRWWHVLILGIFMLSMAIGPTIGAIVEFGPEEAAKQRNSPYEQWKLVNIGKLLQHVDFLSIYQWLSGSFARVAISMYLIVDLLNFRRPKKRYIAILTITVLMSFMAMQWWRIDYVDYYVEHIQFPVMLAYVSIVTVILTIAALIHKKDKEAPKRADLNPAQE; encoded by the coding sequence ATGAGTCGTGAAAAAGGTCAAATAACCATTTGGTTGTCCTTTTCCATCATTTTATTAAGTGCCGGACTGGTCTGCCATGTCTTGTCCATCCCAGCAATTCTCGAAGCTGGCGGCAGAGACGGATGGTTGTCTGTCGTGGCGGCAGGACCTTTTTTCATGTTGTTTCTATGTATGATGTACATCATTATTCGGCGTGTACGTGGACAGCGATTAACAGATTGGATTACGCGAGAATTCGGGGCGGTCCCTTCCTGGATCTTCCGGATCTCCGCTTCCATTCTGCTGTTCACGCTTGGCACGCATACGCTGTATGAGACAACCAACTGGACCGTATCCACGTATCTCCAATTCACACCTCCCTATGTTCTGGCAGGTGGCGGAGCACTGGTTGCTGCGTGGGCAGCGGCTAAAGGCATACGCTCCATTGCGATGACTTCTAGTCTGCTGCTGCCCTTTGTCATTTTGCTTGGTTATTTTGTAATGTCCGCCAATATGAAATATAAAGACTACAGTCTATTGTTCCCGATTATGGAGAACGGCATGGGTCCCGTGTGGCGGGGCATGATCTACTCTCTTGCCGGACTTATGGAGATCTGGATTCTTATGTTGTTCCAACATGAAGTCAAAGGCAAGATTCGTTGGTGGCATGTTCTGATCCTTGGCATTTTCATGCTCAGTATGGCTATCGGACCAACCATCGGAGCCATTGTGGAATTCGGACCTGAAGAAGCAGCCAAACAACGAAACAGTCCCTATGAGCAATGGAAACTTGTGAATATCGGCAAGCTGCTGCAACACGTTGATTTTTTGTCCATCTATCAGTGGCTCAGTGGTTCCTTCGCAAGGGTCGCTATATCCATGTATCTCATCGTGGATCTGCTGAATTTCCGCAGGCCGAAGAAACGATATATCGCGATTCTCACCATCACCGTCCTCATGAGCTTCATGGCGATGCAATGGTGGCGCATTGATTACGTCGACTATTATGTGGAACATATTCAGTTCCCGGTCATGCTCGCTTATGTATCCATCGTTACCGTAATATTGACCATTGCCGCATTAATCCATAAAAAGGACAAGGAGGCTCCCAAACGTGCCGATCTCAACCCAGCCCAAGAATAA
- a CDS encoding nuclease-related domain-containing protein, giving the protein MFKKILSLFKTQPELANQITASASALPSTTTIPPRMVRSKRKKKAEGDWTRQPEEPSTADQLIGLPSQYKVLNDLLVTNPKSRSGYSQIDHVVIGPRAIFVIETRNLTTGEIRGGRREANWSVSSSRVKMYNPLMQHRAHVEAIHAHLGDYKRVRLVSMVTFTNRCRISVDPAVRYVNSDELIIYDHELVETIQRKTERLETEVPETVFQEKDIQAIYALLSSVNSTDPQIRSEHMEKAKGIK; this is encoded by the coding sequence ATGTTCAAGAAAATCCTGTCTCTGTTCAAGACACAGCCAGAGCTTGCGAACCAGATTACAGCCTCCGCTTCAGCATTACCATCGACGACAACCATTCCCCCGCGTATGGTCCGAAGTAAGCGCAAGAAAAAAGCGGAAGGGGATTGGACACGCCAGCCGGAGGAGCCTAGCACAGCAGATCAGCTGATAGGTCTTCCAAGTCAATATAAAGTGCTGAACGACCTGCTCGTTACCAATCCGAAGTCACGCTCCGGTTATTCGCAGATTGATCATGTCGTGATCGGCCCTCGGGCAATCTTTGTGATCGAAACCAGAAATCTGACGACAGGTGAGATTCGCGGTGGAAGAAGAGAGGCCAATTGGTCGGTCAGCAGCAGCCGGGTCAAAATGTACAATCCACTTATGCAGCATCGTGCACATGTGGAAGCCATCCATGCACACCTTGGAGACTACAAAAGAGTACGTCTCGTCTCTATGGTGACCTTCACCAACCGATGCCGCATCAGTGTTGATCCTGCTGTGAGATATGTAAATTCGGATGAACTGATCATCTACGATCATGAATTGGTGGAGACGATTCAGCGCAAGACGGAACGACTTGAGACAGAGGTTCCCGAAACGGTATTTCAAGAGAAGGATATCCAGGCGATCTACGCTCTGTTATCATCGGTCAATTCCACGGATCCTCAGATTCGGTCAGAGCATATGGAGAAGGCTAAAGGTATCAAATAA
- a CDS encoding phosphoribosyltransferase family protein: MAARINKKRSFLFVSRLLGKHIPVNPYTSLLSGAALAVLLYEHLTEETEETKDQITEWKRKMVEGLIDPQQARQVYNMLLQESLSLPETIRFVGFAETATALGHSMYEMFADQASYIHTTREYVPAMHPDIQFEEEHSHAMAHRCYALDHGAFAGEGPIVLVDDEITTGKTTLNIIRDIQARYPRKQYVIASLLDWRTEADELRFAELEAELGITITPLSLLKGRIEVVGTPQLEPTQQDEQLSHPAVTLQTSTVADAFHQLQATSEDGEGKRSTASYVQHTGRFGMQSRHNSVLRQEVSRIAERLRLQRTGERTLVMGTGEFMYIPMRIAAEMGEGVWYQSTTRSPIHTHPTPGYAVRSGAGYASPEDASVRNFIYNIAPGQYDEVFVLLERQMSEERMEPMVKVLEQLGCGHIHIVYCGLPEKTGDNEQ, encoded by the coding sequence ATGGCTGCACGAATCAATAAGAAACGTTCATTTCTGTTTGTAAGCAGACTGCTGGGCAAGCACATCCCGGTTAACCCGTATACCTCGCTTCTGAGCGGCGCGGCATTGGCTGTTCTGTTATATGAGCACCTGACTGAGGAGACGGAAGAGACGAAAGATCAGATCACCGAGTGGAAACGGAAAATGGTCGAGGGGCTGATTGATCCCCAGCAAGCCCGGCAAGTGTATAACATGCTGTTGCAAGAAAGCTTGAGTTTGCCGGAAACGATTCGTTTTGTTGGTTTTGCCGAGACCGCTACAGCGTTGGGTCACAGCATGTACGAGATGTTTGCTGATCAAGCCTCCTATATTCACACCACTCGCGAATATGTTCCAGCGATGCATCCAGATATTCAATTTGAAGAAGAACATTCCCACGCGATGGCTCATCGTTGTTATGCGCTGGATCATGGAGCCTTTGCAGGAGAGGGCCCGATTGTTCTGGTGGACGACGAGATTACGACGGGCAAAACGACGTTGAATATCATTCGGGATATTCAGGCCAGATATCCCCGGAAGCAATATGTGATTGCTTCGCTGCTAGACTGGCGTACGGAAGCGGACGAACTTCGATTTGCCGAACTGGAAGCTGAATTGGGAATTACCATTACACCGTTAAGCCTGTTGAAGGGCCGCATTGAAGTGGTAGGTACTCCACAGTTGGAACCAACACAGCAAGATGAGCAGTTATCTCATCCTGCCGTAACGCTTCAGACTTCTACCGTTGCCGATGCCTTCCATCAGCTTCAAGCCACTTCGGAGGATGGTGAAGGTAAACGTAGCACAGCCAGCTACGTCCAGCATACGGGCAGGTTTGGTATGCAATCCCGTCATAATAGCGTATTACGTCAGGAGGTTAGCCGGATTGCAGAACGACTTCGGTTGCAGCGTACGGGAGAACGGACGTTGGTGATGGGAACAGGGGAGTTCATGTACATTCCAATGCGTATTGCTGCCGAGATGGGAGAAGGCGTGTGGTATCAATCCACGACTCGCAGTCCAATCCACACCCATCCGACTCCAGGATATGCTGTTCGTAGTGGTGCCGGATATGCCTCACCGGAAGACGCATCTGTTCGTAATTTTATCTACAACATCGCCCCGGGACAATATGACGAGGTTTTTGTTCTGCTGGAGAGACAGATGTCCGAAGAGCGAATGGAACCGATGGTGAAGGTACTGGAGCAGTTGGGATGCGGACACATTCATATTGTGTATTGCGGCTTGCCAGAGAAGACAGGGGACAACGAGCAATGA
- a CDS encoding TerD family protein — protein sequence MAISVVKGQKSDLTKTNLGLSRLTVGIGWEAASGVELDTSAFLLGSDNKVAGDEDFIFYNQPSTSFITYMDGGQVGGEKKQFAIDLGKIPARIEKIAFSLTIHDGEARRHHFGQVQHGFLRFANAATGQEVMRYDLGSGFTVETAIVIGELYRHNGEWKFNAIGSGFAGGLNALCANFGVDVDGGSDAAPTTSTVPPTAAPTPSPPAPAPEPTPAPVNSINFSKIELKKKGDTINLKKNAGGLGEILINLNWNQQGSKGLFGRSKSVDLDLGCLFEMKDGTRDVIQALGQTFGSLNRFPYIALDGDDRTGSVKTGENLRINGARISEIERILVFTYIYGGVANWSQVDGVVTIQQKDGPDIIVRMNEYGSPLGMCGIAMLRNVNNETFSIERIVQFYNGHQALDEAHDWGMQWVAGRK from the coding sequence ATGGCGATTTCTGTCGTGAAAGGCCAGAAGAGTGATCTGACCAAAACCAATCTCGGCTTGTCCCGTCTAACGGTAGGCATTGGTTGGGAGGCAGCATCGGGTGTGGAACTGGACACATCAGCATTCCTTCTGGGTTCAGACAATAAAGTGGCTGGAGATGAGGATTTTATCTTTTATAATCAGCCCTCTACCTCGTTCATCACGTATATGGATGGTGGACAGGTTGGTGGCGAGAAGAAACAATTCGCCATTGATCTTGGCAAAATCCCTGCCCGAATTGAGAAAATCGCCTTCAGCCTGACGATTCATGACGGTGAAGCACGACGCCATCATTTTGGACAGGTTCAGCATGGTTTTCTACGGTTTGCCAATGCAGCTACAGGTCAGGAAGTGATGAGATATGATCTGGGAAGCGGGTTTACAGTGGAGACCGCGATTGTCATTGGTGAATTGTATCGCCATAACGGAGAATGGAAGTTCAATGCGATAGGATCGGGTTTTGCAGGTGGTTTGAATGCACTCTGCGCTAACTTTGGTGTTGATGTGGATGGTGGATCAGACGCTGCACCAACCACATCAACTGTTCCCCCGACAGCTGCACCGACTCCATCACCCCCGGCACCCGCACCAGAACCTACACCTGCTCCTGTGAATTCGATCAATTTCAGCAAAATTGAATTGAAGAAGAAGGGAGACACCATTAACCTCAAGAAAAATGCGGGGGGACTTGGTGAAATCCTGATTAACCTGAACTGGAATCAACAGGGCAGCAAAGGATTATTTGGTCGCAGCAAGAGTGTGGATCTGGACTTGGGCTGCCTGTTCGAGATGAAGGATGGTACACGAGATGTGATTCAGGCCCTGGGACAGACGTTTGGTTCACTGAACCGTTTCCCTTATATTGCACTGGATGGGGATGACAGGACAGGATCGGTTAAGACGGGAGAGAATCTGCGGATTAATGGTGCCCGTATCTCGGAAATTGAGCGCATCTTGGTATTTACCTATATTTATGGTGGTGTGGCCAACTGGTCTCAAGTAGACGGTGTGGTAACCATCCAGCAGAAGGACGGCCCGGATATCATTGTCCGAATGAATGAATACGGGAGCCCGCTTGGCATGTGTGGCATCGCGATGTTACGCAATGTGAACAATGAGACATTCAGTATTGAACGAATTGTGCAGTTCTATAATGGGCATCAGGCGTTGGACGAGGCTCATGATTGGGGAATGCAGTGGGTTGCGGGAAGAAAGTAA
- a CDS encoding NAD(P)-dependent oxidoreductase translates to MTNTTKAPEETKVGFIGTGVMGKSMAGHIQRAGYPLHVYTRTAAKAEALMKEGAVWHDTPGKLAAACDVIITMVGYPKDVEEIYLGEDGLVANAKTGSYLIDMTTSSPLLAARIFEAAEAKGLHALDAPVSGGDIGAQNAKLSIMVGGSSEAFEAVRPLFEQMGTNIVLQGKAGAGQHTKMCNQIAIASGMMGVCEALAYAKTSGLDAETVLKSIATGAAGSWSLSNLGPRMIAGDYEPGFYVKHFIKDMGIALESAKAMGMKTPGLALAESLYHEIANNGLDEKGTQVLYTYYLQA, encoded by the coding sequence ATGACAAATACAACGAAGGCACCTGAAGAGACAAAAGTTGGCTTTATTGGTACAGGCGTGATGGGTAAAAGCATGGCTGGGCACATCCAGAGAGCAGGGTATCCGCTGCATGTGTACACGCGAACCGCTGCCAAAGCGGAAGCGTTGATGAAAGAGGGTGCCGTATGGCATGACACACCAGGCAAACTGGCTGCCGCGTGTGATGTCATCATCACGATGGTGGGGTATCCGAAGGATGTGGAGGAGATTTATCTCGGTGAGGATGGACTCGTAGCTAATGCCAAAACGGGGTCATATCTGATTGATATGACAACCTCAAGTCCGTTACTGGCTGCACGAATCTTTGAAGCTGCGGAAGCCAAAGGACTGCATGCACTGGACGCCCCTGTGTCGGGCGGTGATATCGGAGCGCAGAACGCGAAGCTGTCCATTATGGTTGGTGGTAGTTCGGAGGCATTTGAAGCCGTGCGTCCGCTGTTTGAGCAGATGGGCACCAACATTGTGCTGCAAGGCAAGGCGGGAGCAGGGCAGCATACCAAAATGTGCAACCAGATTGCCATTGCCTCTGGCATGATGGGTGTATGCGAAGCACTCGCCTATGCCAAGACGTCTGGTCTGGACGCGGAGACCGTGCTGAAGAGCATTGCTACCGGTGCAGCCGGAAGCTGGTCGCTCAGCAATCTCGGTCCGCGCATGATCGCAGGCGATTATGAGCCTGGATTCTATGTGAAACATTTTATCAAAGACATGGGCATTGCACTGGAGTCTGCAAAAGCGATGGGCATGAAAACGCCTGGGCTGGCTCTGGCCGAATCCCTGTACCACGAAATAGCGAATAATGGTCTGGATGAGAAAGGTACACAGGTGCTCTACACTTATTATCTTCAGGCTTAA
- a CDS encoding TerD family protein yields the protein MAINLSKGQKIDLTKTNPGLTKITVGLGWDTNKYDGGKDFDLDVSVFCANANGKVEGEKNFIFFNNPQNENGSVVHTGDNRTGDGDGDDEQINIDLPNVPANVEKIAFSITIYEATERSQNFGQVSRAYVRIVNEANNEELIRFDLGEDFSIETGVVVGELYRHSGEWKFSAIGSGYQDGLVGLTRDYGLQ from the coding sequence ATGGCAATTAATCTTTCTAAAGGTCAAAAAATCGATCTGACTAAAACGAACCCAGGTTTGACAAAAATCACAGTAGGTTTGGGCTGGGATACCAATAAGTATGATGGCGGAAAAGATTTTGACCTGGATGTATCGGTATTCTGTGCCAATGCAAACGGTAAAGTAGAAGGCGAGAAAAACTTCATCTTCTTCAACAATCCACAAAATGAAAATGGTTCTGTTGTTCACACAGGTGACAACCGTACAGGAGATGGCGATGGTGATGATGAGCAGATCAATATCGACCTGCCTAACGTACCCGCAAATGTAGAGAAAATTGCATTCTCTATTACGATCTACGAAGCTACAGAACGTAGCCAGAACTTCGGACAAGTCTCCCGTGCTTATGTGCGAATTGTTAACGAAGCAAACAACGAAGAACTGATTCGTTTTGACCTGGGAGAAGATTTCTCCATTGAAACGGGTGTAGTTGTTGGTGAATTGTATCGTCATAGCGGCGAGTGGAAGTTCAGTGCCATCGGTAGTGGTTACCAGGATGGACTGGTTGGATTGACACGCGATTACGGTTTGCAATAG
- a CDS encoding spore germination protein, which produces MPISTQPKNNPDVEPFRMNEHNLNTFFAGSDDVIINSHMIGEPPMQLLMTYCSGMVDSEAIYDIILPELRRTYENTHFIRTSDIEKCISLDWTRMDLQDPAYGTELMSLRVFEGHMLVCIPSLQAMWSIDISNLPTRTPEESTTEVSIRGARDGFIEPLAVNVALIRTRLRTNQLACNIELIGTRSATKVALMYIKNIANPELIEDVQDRLRKIEIERILTANELEELLSPSKITLFPVTHYTGRPDFAAECLLNGRFILIVDGNPSAIIGPVNLFLLLKSPEDASFPFLAVNVGRMLRFLGLMITVFLPGFYIALTSFHMDQIPFPLVATISVGRMGLPMESGMEMFLIMLLMELFREAGVRLPSAIGQTLTVVGGLIIGDSAIRAGMVSPLMIVIIAVTVVAGATIVNQVMTSSVLILRFLCFVLGASLGIYGFILSLILFLIYLTDLKSFGIPYLTPLTPLHFKQAIASLFKLPKGLGKRRPVYLETQEPRKKGNER; this is translated from the coding sequence GTGCCGATCTCAACCCAGCCCAAGAATAATCCTGACGTTGAACCGTTCCGAATGAACGAGCATAACCTGAACACCTTTTTTGCCGGATCTGACGATGTCATCATCAATAGTCACATGATCGGAGAACCTCCGATGCAACTCCTTATGACCTATTGCAGCGGTATGGTAGATAGTGAAGCGATCTACGATATTATTCTCCCGGAACTCAGACGAACATATGAAAATACACACTTTATCCGTACATCCGACATTGAAAAGTGCATCAGCCTGGATTGGACCCGAATGGATCTGCAAGACCCGGCATATGGCACTGAACTAATGTCTCTCCGTGTTTTTGAAGGTCATATGTTAGTCTGTATACCATCCCTTCAAGCCATGTGGAGTATTGATATATCTAACCTCCCTACTCGGACACCGGAGGAATCGACCACCGAAGTTTCGATCCGCGGGGCAAGAGATGGGTTCATTGAACCCCTTGCCGTCAATGTTGCCTTGATACGCACCCGTCTGCGTACGAACCAACTGGCCTGCAATATCGAACTGATCGGTACACGTTCTGCAACCAAGGTGGCATTGATGTATATCAAGAATATCGCCAATCCGGAGCTGATCGAAGACGTCCAGGATCGGTTGCGTAAGATTGAGATCGAACGAATCTTAACCGCCAATGAACTAGAAGAATTGCTGTCGCCTTCGAAGATTACTTTGTTTCCCGTCACCCATTATACGGGCAGGCCTGACTTTGCTGCAGAATGTCTCCTGAACGGACGTTTTATCCTCATTGTCGACGGCAATCCCAGCGCCATTATTGGGCCAGTTAATCTGTTTCTTTTGCTCAAATCACCGGAGGATGCAAGCTTTCCCTTCTTGGCTGTGAACGTAGGACGGATGCTGCGCTTTCTTGGCCTGATGATCACCGTGTTCCTGCCCGGATTCTATATTGCGCTGACATCCTTTCATATGGATCAGATCCCCTTTCCTCTAGTCGCGACGATCTCGGTTGGACGCATGGGACTTCCGATGGAATCGGGAATGGAGATGTTTCTCATTATGCTGCTGATGGAGCTGTTCCGTGAGGCAGGGGTACGTTTGCCAAGTGCCATCGGCCAGACATTAACTGTCGTTGGAGGTCTGATTATCGGAGATTCCGCCATTCGAGCCGGCATGGTCTCTCCCCTCATGATTGTCATCATCGCAGTTACCGTCGTAGCTGGAGCAACCATTGTGAATCAGGTCATGACCAGTTCTGTGCTGATCCTCCGGTTCCTTTGTTTTGTCTTGGGAGCTTCCCTCGGTATCTATGGGTTCATCCTGTCGTTGATTCTGTTCCTCATCTACCTGACCGATCTCAAATCATTTGGCATTCCATATCTCACGCCGTTAACACCACTTCATTTCAAACAAGCGATAGCTTCATTATTCAAACTGCCAAAGGGGTTAGGTAAACGAAGACCCGTCTATCTCGAGACCCAGGAGCCCCGCAAGAAAGGGAACGAACGATGA
- a CDS encoding TerD family protein, with protein MTISLAKGQRIDLTKTNPGLTRVVVGLGWDTNKYSGGVDFDLDASAFLLYEDGKAKGTDDFVFYNNPSGGAGSVTHTGDNRTGEGDGDDEQVVVDFSKIPAHIHRIGITVTIYDGDGRGQNFGQVSNAFVRVVDAASDREVLRFDLGEDYSTETAVVFCEFYRAGADWKFQAVGSGFTGGLSALCKNYGLDAQ; from the coding sequence ATGACGATCAGTCTTGCCAAAGGACAACGTATTGACCTGACTAAGACGAATCCGGGCCTTACCCGTGTGGTAGTTGGTTTAGGTTGGGACACAAACAAATATAGTGGTGGAGTCGATTTTGACCTGGACGCTTCGGCTTTTTTGTTGTACGAAGATGGAAAAGCCAAAGGCACGGATGACTTTGTTTTTTACAACAATCCAAGCGGCGGTGCGGGTTCAGTCACACATACCGGTGATAATCGTACGGGGGAGGGTGACGGCGATGATGAGCAAGTTGTCGTTGACTTCAGCAAAATCCCTGCGCACATTCACCGGATCGGTATTACGGTAACCATCTACGATGGAGATGGACGAGGGCAGAATTTTGGACAAGTCTCCAACGCTTTTGTTCGTGTTGTAGATGCTGCAAGTGATCGGGAAGTGCTTCGTTTCGACCTCGGAGAGGACTATTCCACAGAAACAGCTGTGGTGTTCTGTGAGTTTTACCGTGCAGGTGCGGACTGGAAATTCCAGGCGGTAGGCAGCGGCTTCACAGGTGGACTATCTGCTTTATGCAAAAATTACGGACTGGATGCACAATAA
- a CDS encoding TerD family protein, which translates to MASINLVKGQKIDLTKGNAGLTEVIAGLGWDPVTAKGFFGRKKQADIDCDASAIMLNEEGKLVKDSNLVCFHNKQSACRSVIHSGDNLTGQGDGDDEQIKMDLSRIPADVHKVLIVVNIYDCVNRKQDFGMIEKAYIRILDGKNSSELVKFNLSDNYTGSTALICGELYRHGGEWKFSAIGEGSHAVHINELARRYS; encoded by the coding sequence GTGGCAAGCATTAATTTGGTCAAAGGACAGAAAATTGATTTAACCAAAGGCAATGCAGGACTTACTGAGGTGATTGCTGGTCTCGGTTGGGACCCGGTAACTGCCAAAGGTTTCTTTGGAAGAAAAAAACAAGCGGATATCGATTGTGATGCATCGGCGATCATGTTGAATGAGGAAGGCAAGTTGGTCAAGGACTCCAACCTGGTTTGCTTCCACAACAAGCAAAGTGCATGTCGTTCGGTTATCCATTCAGGTGACAATCTAACAGGACAGGGAGACGGTGACGACGAACAGATCAAAATGGATTTGTCCCGTATTCCTGCTGATGTTCATAAAGTATTAATCGTTGTTAATATCTACGATTGTGTCAATCGCAAGCAAGATTTTGGCATGATTGAGAAGGCTTATATTCGTATTCTGGATGGTAAAAATTCCAGTGAGCTCGTGAAGTTCAATCTATCCGATAACTACACAGGTTCAACAGCGTTGATCTGTGGTGAATTGTATCGTCATGGAGGCGAATGGAAATTCTCGGCAATTGGAGAGGGTTCCCATGCGGTACATATCAATGAACTCGCTCGCAGGTACTCCTAA
- a CDS encoding tellurite resistance TerB family protein yields MSSFKSWLNSTKQGLEEQVKKFKNKDFMDAVVAGCALVAFADGSIDEAEKNKMAGYINLSQELKVFDMAEVITRFNHYVANFEFSPEIGKQEALKAIGKFKAKPDVGRVIVGVCSAIGSADGNFDDQEKRVVAEICIVLGLNPSEFNL; encoded by the coding sequence ATGAGTTCATTTAAAAGCTGGTTAAATTCTACAAAACAAGGACTTGAAGAGCAAGTCAAAAAGTTTAAAAATAAAGATTTTATGGATGCCGTGGTTGCAGGTTGTGCACTGGTTGCTTTTGCAGATGGTTCCATTGACGAAGCGGAAAAGAACAAGATGGCCGGTTATATCAATCTGAGTCAGGAATTGAAAGTATTTGATATGGCTGAAGTGATTACACGCTTTAATCATTATGTCGCGAACTTTGAGTTCTCTCCAGAGATCGGGAAGCAGGAAGCGCTGAAAGCCATTGGGAAATTCAAAGCCAAGCCGGATGTAGGACGCGTTATTGTGGGCGTATGCAGTGCGATTGGTTCAGCTGACGGTAACTTTGATGATCAGGAGAAAAGAGTCGTTGCCGAGATATGCATCGTACTTGGACTGAATCCGAGTGAATTCAATCTCTAA
- a CDS encoding HpcH/HpaI aldolase/citrate lyase family protein, with product MKYFNFLSLEEEDTLFFSSPVSFNHRTSKDLLAYAVGAALYMPATRAHIADDIINGKHEGLTTIIIDLEDAVGDDQVEFAEQCLVQHLTQLMTYMETGMLSQDQMPLLFARVRSPQQLERLIDTLGELVSMLTGVALPKFCVGNGRAYFDQIRKYNQRKPDHYPVLYGMPILETASIIYRETRWETLLGLRNILDEHVEYVLNVRIGATDFSSLFGLRRSPELTIYDIATIRDCISDIINLFGRMDKPYVISGPVWEYFSQRERVFKPQLRQTPFEETLGKSGLHLRMKYITNTMDGLMREVMMDKENGIVGKTIIHPSHIKPVQAMYVVTHEEYSDAQDIIARNDGSLGVFKSNYYNKMNEIKPHLSWANRILIRSQIYGVLHEQQHFVGLLPKHEQQHNYVPNS from the coding sequence CTGAAATATTTTAACTTTTTGAGTCTGGAAGAAGAAGATACTTTATTTTTCTCTTCACCCGTCTCGTTCAATCACCGGACTTCCAAAGATCTACTGGCATATGCTGTTGGGGCTGCTTTATATATGCCCGCGACGCGCGCACATATCGCGGACGACATTATAAATGGTAAGCATGAAGGTCTGACGACCATTATTATTGATCTGGAGGACGCTGTAGGTGACGACCAAGTAGAGTTTGCCGAGCAGTGTCTGGTACAGCATCTAACTCAACTGATGACTTATATGGAGACAGGCATGCTGAGTCAGGATCAAATGCCTCTTCTGTTTGCTCGTGTACGTTCACCACAACAGTTGGAACGTCTCATTGATACGTTGGGAGAATTGGTTTCTATGCTGACAGGCGTGGCTTTGCCTAAGTTTTGTGTAGGCAATGGAAGAGCCTATTTTGACCAGATCCGCAAGTATAATCAACGGAAACCGGATCATTATCCCGTTCTCTATGGAATGCCTATTTTGGAAACGGCTTCAATTATATATCGGGAGACACGTTGGGAGACCTTATTGGGCCTTCGAAACATCCTCGATGAACATGTTGAATATGTGCTCAATGTACGCATTGGTGCGACCGATTTCTCCAGCTTGTTTGGACTACGCCGAAGTCCTGAATTGACCATATACGATATCGCCACGATCCGTGACTGCATCTCAGATATTATCAATCTGTTTGGACGAATGGACAAGCCGTATGTGATCTCAGGTCCTGTCTGGGAATATTTCAGTCAGCGGGAGCGCGTGTTCAAACCTCAATTACGACAGACTCCATTCGAAGAAACCCTGGGCAAATCAGGGCTGCATCTGAGAATGAAATATATTACGAACACAATGGATGGATTGATGCGTGAAGTCATGATGGACAAGGAAAATGGAATTGTTGGCAAAACGATCATTCATCCTTCTCATATTAAGCCCGTACAAGCGATGTACGTTGTTACACATGAAGAATATTCCGATGCCCAAGACATCATCGCCCGTAATGACGGTAGCCTGGGTGTGTTCAAAAGTAATTACTATAACAAAATGAATGAGATTAAACCACACTTGAGCTGGGCGAATCGAATTCTAATCCGATCACAAATATATGGGGTGTTACATGAACAGCAGCATTTTGTCGGGCTCTTGCCCAAACATGAGCAACAACACAACTACGTTCCCAATTCTTGA